One Alligator mississippiensis isolate rAllMis1 chromosome 1, rAllMis1, whole genome shotgun sequence genomic window carries:
- the LOC102561457 gene encoding zinc finger protein 239 has translation MEEEGFSVSDLQAFRESKLLEVTHTGSESGDEETLQLDCSESPELQGLLMPGFDEETAQDLIQSAASSPAVAQTDAPLEPPSHKGAFQKQQVDSTARRTSRVERPTICPECGKGFSRSIHLIQHQRMHTGERPFQCPDCGKGFSQSSHLIQHRRVHTGQKPYTCHECGKSFSQSSNLIKHQRIHTGHKPYVCADCGKIFSDSSTCIKHQRMHTGEKPYKCPQCGRSFSQRSHLLQHQRVHSGVRPYACHECGKCFGQSSDLINHIRTHTGEKPYTCPACGKGFSGNSNLLKHQRIHTGEKPYCCTQCGKCFRFQPQLVRHQKHHTA, from the exons ATGGAAGAAGAGGGATTCTCAGTCTCAGATCTTCAGGCCTTCAGGGAAAGCAAGCTCTTGGAGGTGACTCACACAG GAAGTGAAAGCGGGGATGAGGAGACACTTCAGCTGGACTGTTCTGAGAGCccggagctgcaggggctgcttaTGCCAGGCTTCGATGAGGAGACAGCCCAAGACCTCATCCAGAGTGCGGCCAGCAGCCCTGCTGTGGCACAGACGGATGCCCCTCTCGAACCCCCCAGCCACAAAGGAGCCTTCCAAAAACAGCAAGTGGACTCTACAGCCCGCCGAACATCCAGGGTCGAGCGCCCAACCATCTGCCCAGAATGTGGGAAGGGCTTCAGCCGGAGCATCCACCTGATCCAACACCAGCGCATGCACACGGGAGAGAGACCCTTTCAGTGTCCAGACTGCGGGAAGGGCTTCAGCCAGAGCTCCCACCTGATCCAACACCGGCGCGTGCACACGGGGCAAAAGCCCTACACATGCcatgagtgtgggaagagcttcagccagaGCTCAAACCTCAtcaagcaccagcgcatccacacaggccACAAGCCCTACGTATGTGCTGACTGTGGGAAGATCTTCAGTGACAGCTCCACCTGCATCAAGCACCAGCGCATGCACACAGGCGAAAAGCCCTACAAGTGCCCCCAGTGCGGCAGAAGCTTCAGCCAGCGCTCTCACCTCCTGCAGCACCAGCGCGTCCACAGCGGGGTCCGGCCCTATGCCTGCCATGAGTGCGGGAAGTGCTTTGGCCAAAGCTCGGACCTCATCAACCACATACGcacccacactggggagaagccctaCACGTGCCCAGCCTGTGGCAAGGGCTTCAGTGGGAACTCCAACCTCCTGAAACACCAGCGCATccatacaggggagaagccatactGCTGCACCCAGTGTGGAAAGTGCTTCCGCTTCCAACCTCAGCTCGTGCGTCACCAGAAACACCATACTGCATAG